From a region of the Marinomonas mediterranea MMB-1 genome:
- the bcp gene encoding thioredoxin-dependent thiol peroxidase: MSLNIGDIAPHFTSKDQEGSDISLSDFSGKKVVLYFYPKDSTPGCTAQACNLRDNYQALLDQDYVVLGVSTDTEKRHQNFIKKNELPFPLIADVEKEVHELYDTWQLKKFMGKEYMGTVRTTFIIDEQGKIEDIITKVKTKDHTAQILK, from the coding sequence ATGAGCCTAAATATTGGAGATATCGCCCCACACTTTACGTCGAAAGATCAAGAAGGAAGCGACATTTCATTGTCCGATTTTAGTGGCAAAAAAGTCGTCTTGTATTTCTACCCAAAAGACTCTACTCCTGGCTGCACCGCTCAAGCATGCAACCTTCGAGATAATTACCAAGCGCTTCTAGATCAAGACTACGTTGTACTCGGCGTAAGCACAGACACAGAAAAACGCCACCAAAATTTCATCAAAAAAAATGAGCTTCCTTTCCCCCTCATTGCGGACGTAGAAAAAGAAGTTCACGAGCTGTATGACACATGGCAACTGAAGAAATTTATGGGAAAAGAATACATGGGGACCGTTAGGACAACATTTATTATTGATGAACAGGGAAAAATTGAGGACATCATTACTAAAGTAAAAACAAAAGATCACACTGCACAGATCCTAAAATAA
- the dapA gene encoding 4-hydroxy-tetrahydrodipicolinate synthase encodes MITGSLVALITPMKSNGDVDKQKLDELIEFHLEAGTHGIVAVGTTGESATLTYEEHADVIRQVVETVKGRVPVIAGTGANSTHEAIDLTQRAKQAGADACLLVTPYYNKPTQEGLYQHFKAIAEAVDIPQILYNVPGRTACDMSNGTVLRLTGIANIVGIKDATGDLSRAKELIEAAPSDFAVYSGDDPTAVGLMLLGGKGNISVTANVAPKQVAQAAEAAIAGDKNTAEKIDQSVSILHEKLFVESNPIPVKWACAELGLCDFGIRLPLTVLSNENHDIVREALTQAGIAK; translated from the coding sequence ATGATCACAGGTAGTTTAGTTGCGCTTATCACCCCGATGAAGTCAAATGGCGATGTTGATAAGCAAAAGCTAGATGAACTTATTGAGTTTCATTTGGAAGCCGGTACGCACGGCATAGTGGCGGTCGGTACGACTGGAGAGTCCGCAACATTAACCTATGAAGAGCATGCAGATGTGATTCGACAGGTTGTTGAAACGGTGAAAGGTCGTGTTCCTGTTATTGCAGGAACGGGCGCTAACTCCACTCACGAAGCGATTGATTTAACTCAACGAGCGAAACAAGCTGGAGCCGATGCTTGTTTGCTGGTGACTCCTTATTACAATAAGCCGACACAAGAAGGTTTATATCAGCATTTTAAAGCGATTGCAGAGGCTGTCGACATTCCCCAAATTTTATACAATGTCCCTGGACGTACCGCTTGCGATATGTCTAATGGAACGGTTTTGAGACTTACCGGCATTGCTAATATCGTCGGAATTAAGGACGCTACTGGGGATCTATCTCGTGCTAAAGAATTGATTGAGGCTGCTCCATCTGATTTTGCTGTCTATTCGGGTGATGACCCAACTGCGGTAGGTTTGATGTTGTTAGGAGGTAAAGGAAATATTTCGGTAACCGCTAACGTTGCTCCTAAGCAGGTTGCTCAAGCAGCAGAAGCAGCCATTGCTGGTGATAAAAATACAGCAGAAAAAATTGATCAATCCGTTTCGATTCTTCACGAAAAACTATTTGTAGAGTCTAATCCTATCCCAGTTAAGTGGGCCTGTGCGGAATTAGGTTTGTGTGATTTCGGTATTCGTCTTCCACTTACTGTTCTTTCTAACGAGAACCACGACATCGTACGTGAAGCGTTAACTCAGGCGGGAATTGCCAAATAA
- the purC gene encoding phosphoribosylaminoimidazolesuccinocarboxamide synthase — MEKRQELYAGKAKSVFRTDDPDKMVLVFRDDTSAFDGKKVEQLNRKGMVNNKFNAFIMQKLEDAGIPTHFESLLSDNESLVKRLDMMPVECVVRNVAAGSLCRRLGVEEGAKLTPPTFELFLKNDELGDPMINESHVESFGWAEATHLAEAKTLTYKVNDVLKALFAEGGMTLVDYKLEFGIFDGKVVLGDEFSPDGCRLWDAKTNEKLDKDRFRQGLGGVIEAYEDVGRRIGIDFDA; from the coding sequence ATGGAAAAACGACAAGAGCTATATGCAGGTAAGGCAAAATCTGTATTTCGTACGGATGATCCTGACAAAATGGTTCTCGTATTCCGCGATGATACGTCTGCTTTTGATGGCAAAAAGGTTGAGCAGCTGAATCGAAAAGGCATGGTAAACAACAAGTTTAATGCTTTTATAATGCAAAAGTTAGAAGATGCGGGTATTCCAACGCATTTTGAGTCCTTGCTGAGTGACAATGAGTCCCTAGTGAAGCGCTTGGACATGATGCCTGTTGAGTGCGTTGTACGAAATGTCGCAGCAGGAAGTCTATGCCGTCGTCTAGGGGTGGAAGAGGGTGCTAAGCTAACACCACCAACATTCGAGTTGTTTCTTAAGAACGACGAGTTGGGTGATCCAATGATCAATGAATCTCACGTAGAATCATTTGGTTGGGCTGAGGCCACTCACCTTGCAGAAGCAAAAACACTCACCTATAAAGTTAATGATGTCTTGAAGGCATTGTTTGCTGAAGGTGGTATGACGCTCGTTGATTACAAGTTAGAGTTCGGCATATTTGATGGCAAAGTGGTGTTGGGGGATGAGTTCTCTCCTGACGGTTGCCGCTTGTGGGATGCGAAAACAAACGAAAAGCTTGATAAAGATCGATTCCGCCAAGGGTTAGGTGGTGTTATTGAAGCTTATGAAGATGTGGGCCGTCGTATTGGAATTGATTTCGACGCGTAA
- a CDS encoding lipoprotein-releasing ABC transporter permease subunit yields the protein MNLLPVKIGLRYARAKRKNHFISFISFSSIAGLALGVAVLITVLSVMNGFDRELRQRILGMVPHATVWGDPTLTDWKSTAEMVSKMPGVVGVAPHTQAQVMFQSTRGVHGALLNGIDPDMEAKISILDENMKSGSLSALNEKHFGIVLGAQLARMLGVSVGDKVTALLPKANVSIAGVTPTLKRFTVVGTFSVGAELDSSLAYINIAGAAKLKRYPAGKVEALRISFENLFDAPTKIWDIARAVPGQNRISDWTRTHGNLFQAIQMEKTMIGLLLTLIVAVAAFNIVSTLVMVVTDKQSDIAILRTMGLTSGQIMQVFVVQGVFIGCLGTVIGLVLGVAAALNVSGVIAWVEGLMGTKFLNSDVYFINYLPSELQWSDVQLIVGAAFIMTVVATLYPAWRASKVEPAEALRYE from the coding sequence TTGAACTTGCTACCCGTAAAAATTGGACTTAGATACGCGCGAGCAAAGCGTAAAAATCACTTCATTTCCTTTATTAGTTTTTCTTCGATCGCTGGGTTGGCACTCGGTGTTGCAGTATTAATCACTGTATTGTCCGTGATGAATGGCTTTGATAGAGAGTTACGTCAGCGCATTCTTGGTATGGTACCTCATGCAACCGTTTGGGGAGACCCAACGTTAACGGATTGGAAAAGTACTGCTGAAATGGTCAGCAAGATGCCTGGCGTTGTTGGTGTTGCTCCGCATACTCAAGCGCAGGTGATGTTCCAGTCTACGCGCGGCGTACATGGGGCCTTGTTAAATGGAATTGATCCGGACATGGAGGCAAAAATTTCTATACTGGATGAAAATATGAAGTCCGGCTCGCTTAGTGCGCTTAACGAGAAGCATTTTGGGATTGTGCTTGGGGCCCAATTGGCCAGAATGTTGGGCGTGTCAGTCGGTGATAAAGTGACGGCGTTGTTGCCAAAGGCCAATGTTTCGATTGCAGGCGTGACGCCAACGTTAAAGCGGTTTACTGTCGTGGGTACTTTTTCTGTCGGAGCCGAATTAGACAGCTCGTTAGCGTATATCAATATTGCAGGTGCGGCTAAGTTGAAGCGTTACCCTGCTGGAAAAGTAGAGGCCTTAAGAATTAGCTTTGAAAATCTATTTGATGCGCCAACTAAGATTTGGGACATTGCACGAGCGGTGCCGGGACAAAATCGTATAAGTGACTGGACTCGAACCCACGGTAATTTGTTTCAAGCTATTCAGATGGAAAAGACAATGATCGGTCTATTGCTGACTCTAATTGTTGCAGTTGCTGCGTTTAATATTGTATCGACACTAGTAATGGTCGTGACGGACAAGCAAAGTGACATAGCCATTCTGCGTACTATGGGTTTAACATCTGGGCAAATAATGCAAGTGTTTGTGGTTCAGGGGGTCTTTATAGGTTGCTTGGGAACCGTGATTGGATTGGTTCTGGGGGTTGCTGCCGCTTTGAATGTTAGTGGTGTGATTGCATGGGTCGAAGGGCTAATGGGTACCAAATTTTTAAATAGCGATGTTTATTTTATCAACTACCTACCATCAGAACTTCAGTGGAGCGACGTGCAGCTAATAGTTGGAGCTGCCTTTATTATGACTGTCGTAGCCACTCTTTATCCAGCTTGGCGTGCATCTAAAGTTGAACCTGCGGAGGCATTGCGTTATGAATAA
- a CDS encoding ABC transporter ATP-binding protein: MNNAVLECANLSKTYLDGKREVDVLQGINFSIESGQAFAIVGSSGSGKTTLLNLLAGLDSPTDGEVRIEGTSWYSLKDAKRSKLRNTSMGFVYQFHHLLPEFSALENVMMPLNISGMKSSLARDKALEVIGRVGLADRSGHRPGQLSGGERQRIAIARALVTQPACVLMDEPTGNLDETTSKEIQALIGELKEELGMAFIVVTHDERMLSWMDGAYRLSNGELNEI, translated from the coding sequence ATGAATAATGCGGTATTGGAATGTGCTAACTTGTCTAAAACTTATCTTGATGGCAAGAGAGAGGTTGATGTACTTCAGGGGATTAATTTTTCGATAGAATCTGGTCAAGCTTTTGCCATCGTGGGTTCTTCTGGTTCAGGGAAGACAACGTTATTGAATTTATTAGCTGGCTTAGATTCACCTACTGACGGTGAAGTGCGCATTGAGGGTACCTCCTGGTATTCATTAAAAGACGCTAAACGTTCGAAATTACGCAATACTTCAATGGGTTTTGTCTATCAATTCCATCATTTGTTACCAGAGTTCAGTGCGCTTGAGAACGTTATGATGCCGTTGAATATTAGCGGTATGAAGTCTTCTTTAGCAAGGGATAAAGCGCTAGAGGTAATAGGACGCGTTGGATTGGCAGATAGATCTGGTCATCGCCCGGGTCAGTTATCCGGCGGAGAAAGGCAGCGTATTGCCATTGCGAGAGCGTTGGTTACGCAGCCCGCGTGCGTTCTTATGGATGAGCCTACTGGCAACTTGGATGAAACGACATCGAAAGAAATTCAGGCCCTTATTGGGGAGCTAAAAGAGGAGTTGGGGATGGCTTTTATTGTGGTGACCCATGATGAGCGAATGTTGAGTTGGATGGATGGTGCATATCGACTATCAAATGGCGAATTGAATGAAATTTGA
- a CDS encoding DUF2062 domain-containing protein codes for MPKRFLQKYIPRPEKLRENKALKILGSKVYEPDLWHMNRKSIAKACWNGLFWAAIPMPLQMLAAALLAIPLRANIPLSIAMVWITNPITMPFVFYFNYLIGSLFVGDDSDRDFHLSVEWIWAKIEHIWLPLYTGSVIVGMVVGLLSYIAVLVLWRMHVIKRWKNRKQNRKKKS; via the coding sequence ATGCCAAAGCGCTTTTTACAAAAATACATCCCACGCCCCGAAAAATTACGCGAAAACAAAGCGTTAAAGATCCTAGGCTCCAAAGTCTACGAGCCTGACCTCTGGCATATGAACAGAAAATCCATAGCAAAAGCATGCTGGAATGGACTATTCTGGGCGGCTATTCCGATGCCCCTGCAAATGTTAGCAGCTGCTCTTCTTGCCATACCGCTACGCGCAAATATTCCTTTATCCATCGCAATGGTTTGGATCACAAACCCAATCACAATGCCGTTTGTGTTTTATTTCAATTACCTAATTGGCAGTCTGTTCGTTGGAGACGACAGTGATCGAGACTTCCACCTATCCGTTGAATGGATTTGGGCAAAGATCGAACACATATGGCTACCACTTTACACTGGGTCGGTCATTGTCGGCATGGTTGTCGGACTTTTGTCCTATATCGCAGTACTCGTATTATGGCGAATGCACGTTATCAAGCGATGGAAAAATAGAAAGCAAAACAGAAAAAAGAAATCGTAG
- a CDS encoding ComEC/Rec2 family competence protein — protein sequence MPHNLIGLYSTCIILLCLYLIGTYRYLWVIFVFLLMLLLSFHNTYSLKQDFEGDPLDSIQISVAENCYYDETGRMYGVNVLLVDKRTRQKHVYSKCSNMAVSPALTDTINDDVLGVSIDQQYWADAFGGYYQRLAFQHGSGAAFVVDSRESGVFTTHLSLTSKVNVEAYRYFERYASWRVSQALVFGEKSLLSQYDVWVIRELGLSHLFVVSGMHVGFVVFLGWWLSVVIWHCLPKFVLRYITDILVLRVCVCSALAFYYGNLVGWGDPVKRSVLMALLYFAVRIMGARVGSSVVLVVSMIVMLIFAPFQLVAPGFWLSYGMVFVLIAISSASSRSRVLSAQYMLSLCSLVLVFGWQANINALMPVVNIIMLPIVGLFWFPVSVVASFFWGAFDCDLYLLVDPIFSWLIWLLESVALNGVSMGVILSGLALKKLLLVLVALCCLVFYSLRRIVLFQLFLLLLMFTPNYQEYVHEGVVLYNKYGDLYEKMGDQMYPMALQYDQAISKLEGLNSNQQQYSSTLGILIDQRLFSIEDIFSSDADWLVATGPLKENISKTLSALKVNVLEVPVNERLYFSSDSEQTSIRSSSCSEINFILKSLYCMRVAELNSVLNLERL from the coding sequence GTGCCACATAATCTAATTGGGCTGTATTCTACTTGTATCATCTTGCTATGTCTCTATCTAATCGGCACATATAGATATCTGTGGGTAATATTCGTTTTTTTATTGATGTTGCTCCTGTCTTTCCACAATACGTACTCTTTAAAGCAAGACTTTGAAGGCGATCCGCTTGATTCTATTCAAATCAGTGTGGCAGAGAATTGTTACTATGATGAGACTGGTCGTATGTATGGGGTGAACGTTCTTTTGGTGGATAAGCGTACTCGTCAAAAACACGTGTATTCCAAATGCTCCAACATGGCTGTTTCTCCTGCTTTAACCGACACGATTAACGACGATGTTTTAGGTGTTTCGATAGATCAGCAGTATTGGGCTGATGCGTTTGGAGGCTATTATCAAAGATTAGCTTTTCAGCATGGCAGTGGCGCAGCTTTTGTCGTTGACTCGCGTGAATCAGGTGTTTTTACAACGCATTTGTCGCTTACCTCAAAGGTGAATGTTGAGGCATATCGCTATTTTGAGCGATATGCCTCATGGCGAGTTAGTCAGGCGTTAGTGTTCGGTGAAAAATCCCTACTTTCTCAATATGATGTATGGGTGATTCGAGAGCTTGGTCTTTCACATCTCTTTGTTGTATCTGGTATGCATGTTGGGTTTGTCGTATTTTTAGGGTGGTGGTTGTCGGTTGTGATATGGCACTGCTTACCGAAGTTTGTTTTACGCTATATAACAGATATTCTCGTTTTGAGGGTCTGTGTATGTTCCGCACTCGCTTTCTATTACGGTAATCTTGTTGGGTGGGGAGACCCTGTAAAGAGATCAGTGCTGATGGCATTGCTTTACTTTGCTGTGCGAATTATGGGGGCGCGGGTTGGAAGTTCTGTCGTTCTAGTTGTTTCCATGATTGTTATGCTGATATTTGCGCCTTTTCAATTGGTTGCTCCGGGTTTTTGGCTGTCGTATGGAATGGTGTTTGTGCTAATAGCAATTTCGTCTGCTTCGTCGCGCTCGAGGGTCTTGAGCGCCCAGTACATGTTGTCGTTATGTTCGTTGGTCCTAGTCTTTGGGTGGCAAGCCAATATAAATGCGCTGATGCCAGTCGTTAACATAATAATGTTGCCTATCGTTGGCCTATTCTGGTTTCCTGTATCTGTTGTAGCGAGCTTTTTTTGGGGTGCTTTTGATTGTGATTTGTATTTGCTGGTCGATCCAATTTTTAGTTGGCTAATTTGGTTGCTAGAGAGTGTCGCGTTAAACGGTGTTTCTATGGGTGTGATCTTATCTGGACTAGCGTTAAAGAAATTACTGCTAGTGCTCGTCGCTCTGTGCTGCCTTGTCTTTTATTCGCTTAGGCGAATCGTCTTGTTTCAGCTTTTCTTGCTGTTATTGATGTTTACGCCAAACTACCAAGAATACGTCCATGAAGGTGTTGTGCTGTATAATAAGTATGGCGATCTATATGAAAAAATGGGGGATCAAATGTATCCGATGGCCCTTCAATATGATCAAGCAATTTCTAAGCTGGAGGGTCTGAACTCCAATCAACAGCAATATAGTTCAACATTAGGTATTCTCATTGACCAACGGCTTTTTTCTATAGAGGATATATTTTCAAGTGACGCGGATTGGCTAGTTGCGACGGGCCCATTAAAAGAGAATATATCCAAAACGTTGTCAGCGTTGAAGGTGAATGTATTGGAGGTTCCAGTTAATGAAAGGCTCTACTTTAGCTCTGATAGTGAGCAAACGTCGATAAGATCAAGCTCTTGTTCAGAAATAAATTTTATATTGAAATCATTGTATTGTATGCGTGTTGCTGAACTGAATAGTGTGTTAAATTTGGAGCGTCTGTAA
- a CDS encoding MotA/TolQ/ExbB proton channel family protein, with amino-acid sequence MLEFIQTGGVFMWPLLGCSILTLAIVIERFWTLRRSRVVPKNQLSEVMARLREDRMSLEYIRNMQQHTGLSSILAAGLLSSKHGRRVMKDSVQDAASHVIHELERFMSTLGTIAAISPLLGLLGTVVGMIKVFSVLMEEGAGNTSLLAGGISEALLTTAAGLGIAIPAIIFHRFFSRKIDELVVSMEQQSSKLIDALQGDRDSN; translated from the coding sequence GTGCTGGAGTTTATTCAAACAGGTGGTGTGTTTATGTGGCCTTTATTGGGCTGCTCAATTTTAACACTGGCCATTGTGATAGAGCGATTTTGGACTTTGCGTCGTTCAAGAGTCGTGCCGAAAAATCAACTGTCGGAAGTTATGGCTCGTTTAAGAGAAGATCGCATGAGCTTGGAATATATCCGAAATATGCAGCAACACACCGGATTGAGCTCTATTTTGGCTGCTGGACTGCTGAGTTCTAAGCATGGTCGGCGTGTTATGAAAGACTCAGTTCAAGATGCTGCTTCTCATGTCATACATGAGTTAGAAAGGTTCATGAGTACGCTTGGAACAATCGCGGCAATTTCTCCTTTATTAGGTTTGTTAGGAACCGTTGTTGGCATGATTAAAGTCTTTTCTGTGTTGATGGAAGAGGGAGCTGGAAATACGTCTTTGTTAGCTGGCGGGATTTCTGAAGCCTTGTTGACGACCGCCGCTGGATTGGGTATTGCTATTCCTGCCATCATATTTCACCGATTTTTTAGCCGGAAAATAGATGAACTTGTTGTTTCCATGGAGCAACAGTCGTCCAAACTGATCGACGCACTTCAAGGCGATCGAGATTCGAATTAA
- a CDS encoding ExbD/TolR family protein has translation MKFRRQKIEDVQINLTPLIDVVFLLLIFFMVSTTFKQSTELTIDLPSASSDAPSLNAQDPIEITITSDGQYVINGQTLVNEQVSTLVQGIKETANEKTDDMPLVITADAQAPYELVLRVYDAASQLGIYKIAHTAEREEQ, from the coding sequence ATGAAATTTCGTCGCCAAAAAATCGAGGACGTACAAATAAACCTAACACCTCTTATTGATGTGGTGTTTCTTCTGTTAATCTTTTTTATGGTGAGTACAACGTTTAAACAAAGTACGGAACTCACTATCGATCTACCGAGTGCGTCGAGTGACGCTCCTTCGTTAAATGCTCAAGATCCTATTGAAATTACTATTACCTCTGACGGGCAGTATGTCATTAATGGACAGACACTTGTAAATGAACAGGTATCTACATTGGTTCAAGGTATAAAAGAGACCGCGAACGAAAAAACAGATGATATGCCGCTGGTTATTACGGCAGATGCTCAAGCGCCTTATGAGCTCGTACTACGAGTATACGACGCAGCGTCTCAACTAGGAATTTATAAGATTGCACATACTGCGGAAAGAGAAGAGCAGTGA